In the genome of Halobacterium noricense, one region contains:
- a CDS encoding nitric-oxide reductase large subunit → MDVTRSTLAKILVVVFVLNLVVMGAGAAYSYQHQPPIPDEIVGPNGDTVATHDSIQDGKAVFQSNALMNHGSILGNGAYFGEDYTADALQLKTQFMQEYYANERHGEAYADLTTEQQAAVDSRVTADLDRSISGETAQYSAAAAYAHEQVREVYVERYHEGDAERGIPEGMVESADDARLFADFAMWTALVSHAERPGTDHSYTNDWPYNPLAGNEPTGATMVWSAIAMVLLVGGAGLGVWLYNSIELSEPSTKGIEVPDPADVDLLPSQRAATRFIPIAALLFVAQVLLGALLAHYYVERDAFFGIGEALGVDVIQWLPFALTKTYHLDLGILWIATMWIGAGLFLPGLLTGHEPDHQESAINGLLGTLLVVVVGGFVGIYLGTQGFFDGQLWWLLGNEGLEYVEVGRVWQVGLLLGFAIWAFLAYRGLKPLLAREQRFGLAHMILYAGGSIGLLFVAGMLYTPDSNIVMTEFWRWWVVHMWVEGAFEFFIVAIVGITLVSMGLLRKRSAEKAVALQVLFVMGSGVIGVSHHYWWIGQPDVWVPLGSVFSTLELVPLILILFEALGQYRALSKSDETFHYKLPFAFIIASGVWNFVGAGVLGFFINLPLINYYEHGTYLTVAHAHAAMFGAFGFLALGMAAYMLRLSVDPEKWNGKRLWWAFWLWNAGLAVMVGLSLLPIGFLQLEAAFTEGYAVARSLSFYNRDLVQLFFWARFPGDTMLILGTIVFAYDVVRKRFLLRDVEEDASMGPVASRVLGDDDD, encoded by the coding sequence ATGGACGTCACTAGGTCCACGCTCGCGAAGATACTCGTGGTCGTGTTCGTCCTGAATCTCGTCGTCATGGGGGCTGGTGCCGCCTACTCCTACCAGCACCAGCCACCGATTCCCGACGAAATCGTGGGACCGAACGGCGACACCGTCGCCACCCACGACTCGATTCAGGACGGCAAGGCCGTCTTCCAGTCGAACGCTCTGATGAACCACGGGTCGATTCTCGGCAACGGCGCGTACTTCGGTGAGGACTACACCGCCGACGCGCTCCAACTGAAGACCCAGTTCATGCAGGAGTATTATGCGAACGAACGCCACGGCGAAGCGTACGCCGACCTCACGACCGAGCAGCAGGCCGCCGTGGACAGCCGCGTGACCGCTGACCTCGACCGCTCGATTTCCGGCGAGACGGCGCAGTACTCCGCCGCCGCGGCGTACGCCCACGAGCAGGTGCGCGAGGTGTACGTCGAGCGCTACCACGAGGGCGACGCCGAGCGCGGCATCCCGGAGGGCATGGTCGAGTCCGCCGACGACGCCCGCCTGTTCGCGGACTTCGCGATGTGGACGGCGCTGGTCTCGCACGCCGAGCGGCCCGGCACCGACCACAGCTACACGAACGACTGGCCGTACAACCCGCTCGCCGGCAACGAACCCACCGGCGCGACGATGGTCTGGAGCGCCATCGCGATGGTGTTGCTCGTCGGCGGTGCCGGCCTCGGCGTCTGGCTCTACAACAGCATCGAACTCTCCGAACCCTCCACGAAGGGCATCGAAGTTCCGGACCCCGCGGATGTCGACTTACTCCCGAGTCAACGCGCAGCCACCCGGTTCATCCCCATCGCGGCGTTGCTGTTCGTCGCACAGGTGTTACTGGGGGCGTTGCTCGCACACTACTACGTCGAACGCGACGCGTTCTTCGGCATCGGCGAAGCGCTCGGCGTCGACGTCATCCAGTGGCTGCCGTTCGCGCTCACGAAGACCTACCACCTCGACCTCGGCATCCTCTGGATTGCGACAATGTGGATCGGCGCTGGGCTGTTCCTCCCCGGTCTCCTGACCGGCCACGAGCCCGACCACCAGGAGTCCGCCATCAACGGCCTGCTCGGCACGCTGCTGGTGGTCGTCGTCGGCGGCTTCGTCGGCATCTACCTCGGCACGCAGGGCTTCTTCGACGGCCAGCTGTGGTGGCTGCTCGGCAACGAAGGCCTCGAATACGTCGAAGTCGGCCGCGTCTGGCAGGTCGGCCTCCTGCTCGGATTCGCCATCTGGGCGTTCCTCGCGTATCGCGGCCTCAAGCCGCTGCTCGCCCGCGAACAGCGCTTCGGACTCGCGCACATGATTCTGTACGCGGGCGGCTCCATCGGGCTGCTGTTCGTCGCGGGCATGCTGTACACGCCCGACTCGAACATCGTGATGACGGAGTTCTGGCGGTGGTGGGTCGTCCACATGTGGGTGGAGGGCGCCTTCGAGTTCTTCATCGTCGCCATCGTCGGCATCACGCTCGTTTCCATGGGCTTGCTGCGCAAGCGCTCCGCCGAGAAAGCCGTCGCCCTGCAAGTGCTGTTCGTGATGGGCAGCGGCGTCATCGGCGTCAGCCACCACTACTGGTGGATCGGCCAGCCCGACGTCTGGGTGCCACTCGGGAGCGTCTTCTCCACGCTCGAACTCGTCCCCCTGATTCTCATCCTCTTCGAGGCGCTCGGCCAGTACCGCGCGCTCTCGAAGAGCGACGAGACGTTCCACTACAAGCTCCCGTTCGCGTTCATCATCGCCTCCGGCGTGTGGAACTTCGTCGGCGCGGGGGTGCTCGGCTTTTTCATCAATCTCCCGCTCATCAACTACTATGAGCACGGCACCTACCTCACGGTCGCACACGCCCACGCCGCGATGTTCGGCGCGTTCGGCTTCCTCGCGCTCGGCATGGCCGCGTACATGCTGCGGCTCTCCGTCGACCCCGAGAAGTGGAACGGCAAGCGCCTCTGGTGGGCGTTCTGGCTGTGGAACGCCGGCCTCGCCGTGATGGTCGGCCTGTCGCTGCTCCCCATCGGCTTCCTCCAGTTGGAAGCCGCGTTCACGGAGGGGTACGCGGTCGCGCGCTCGCTTTCGTTCTACAACCGCGACCTCGTCCAGCTGTTCTTCTGGGCGCGGTTCCCCGGGGACACGATGCTCATCCTCGGCACCATCGTGTTCGCCTACGACGTCGTCCGAAAGCGGTTCCTGCTCCGCGACGTCGAGGAGGACGCCTCGATGGGGCCGGTCGCCTCGCGCGTGCTCGGCGACGACGACGACTGA
- a CDS encoding acyl-CoA dehydrogenase family protein: MDFGLTDEQQAIREEVRRFAENEIRPVASEYDEQEKYPYEVMDEAAKAGLLGPTIPLDYGGAGYSPVEAALITEELFAADPGIGLCVSSAGFGAESIIEFGTEDQKERWLPDVASGDAIMGSAISEPDTGSDVSSVSTRAERDTAEQSSASSSPPEAEKNGDEFVINGNKMWITNGSVGDFYVVLCQTDPDASGRYNGFSQIVVEADRDGFEADKITGKLGIRASDTAELMFDDVRVPEENLIGTEGGGFLQLMQFFDETRTMVAAQGVGIAKGAAERALEYAQEREQFGRPISDFQAIEHKLAEMHTQTEAARTLTRKSAWSVEHEDDQLTALASMAKEFASRVAVEVADEAVQIHGGAGYVNDFDVERFYRDAKITQIYEGTTEIQKNIIARELLE, encoded by the coding sequence ATGGACTTCGGGTTGACCGACGAGCAGCAGGCGATTCGGGAGGAGGTCCGCCGGTTCGCGGAGAACGAAATCCGACCGGTAGCCTCCGAGTACGACGAACAGGAGAAGTACCCCTACGAGGTCATGGACGAGGCTGCGAAAGCCGGCCTGCTCGGGCCGACGATTCCGCTCGACTACGGCGGCGCGGGCTACTCGCCCGTCGAGGCCGCGCTCATCACCGAGGAGCTGTTCGCCGCCGACCCCGGAATCGGGCTCTGCGTGTCCAGCGCGGGCTTCGGTGCGGAATCCATCATCGAGTTCGGCACCGAGGACCAGAAGGAGCGCTGGCTCCCGGACGTCGCGTCCGGCGACGCCATCATGGGGTCGGCCATCAGCGAACCCGACACCGGCTCCGACGTCTCCAGCGTCTCCACGCGCGCCGAACGCGACACCGCCGAGCAAAGCTCGGCGAGCTCTTCGCCGCCTGAGGCGGAGAAGAATGGAGACGAGTTCGTCATCAACGGCAACAAGATGTGGATTACGAACGGCTCCGTGGGCGACTTCTACGTCGTGCTCTGTCAGACCGACCCCGACGCGAGCGGCCGATACAACGGCTTCAGCCAAATCGTCGTGGAGGCCGACCGCGACGGCTTCGAAGCGGACAAAATCACGGGGAAGCTCGGCATTCGAGCCAGCGACACGGCGGAACTCATGTTCGACGACGTGCGCGTTCCCGAGGAGAATCTGATTGGAACGGAGGGCGGGGGGTTCCTCCAGTTGATGCAGTTCTTCGACGAGACGCGCACGATGGTCGCCGCGCAGGGCGTCGGCATCGCGAAGGGTGCCGCCGAACGCGCCTTGGAGTACGCCCAGGAGCGCGAGCAGTTCGGCCGCCCCATCAGCGACTTCCAGGCCATCGAACACAAGCTCGCGGAGATGCACACGCAGACCGAGGCCGCGCGCACGCTCACGCGAAAGTCCGCGTGGAGCGTCGAGCACGAGGACGACCAGCTCACCGCGCTCGCGTCGATGGCCAAGGAGTTCGCCTCGCGAGTCGCCGTCGAGGTCGCCGACGAAGCCGTCCAGATTCACGGCGGTGCCGGCTACGTCAACGACTTCGACGTCGAGCGGTTCTACCGCGACGCCAAGATCACCCAAATCTACGAGGGCACCACCGAGATTCAGAAGAACATCATCGCTCGCGAACTCCTCGAATAG